Sequence from the Toxoplasma gondii ME49 chromosome Ib, whole genome shotgun sequence genome:
CGTTGAGAAGCACCACCGTGCGCGCGGCGTCGATGCAGACGTGGTCAGCCTCTGGGCGTCGGAGGTCCTTTCATTCTTCACATTCGACAGTAGTTCTATCTAAAGCGTTTTCCATAAACGCCATGCGAACGAGAGTCGGAATGACTAGCACAGCACCTCATCTGCGGCCGTTTCCTACCAACGCGAGCTTAACGCGATCTTTCTCTACGGTCAAAAAACAAACCTCACCGCTGCCAGTCACTTTCGCCAAAGAGCGTAACCGGCTCCTTCATTTTCCTCAGCTTCTTGAAAATTTCCTGCTTGGGGAGAGGaggttctgtctcctcgtcgtctgcaAACACCGccagcagaaaaaacaagaatgCGAGACACAGGTCTTGAACGAAGCTCCCCCGAAATGAAATGCAGGTGTTCCATGAACGTCATTTGTaatgctctctctctctttggaTTTGACATTTTAAGCGCTTTCGCTTCATAATGTGGCGTTCCCTCATAGCTACGAGGAGTGCTTGAGAAAAATGGGGATTGTGGAGTGGGTCAAACATAAGAAAAGCCAAGCACTCACTCAGCAAGTCGTGAACGTCCGCTGCACTCTCAGCGTGCTCCGCCGATTGAgcgtcctttcttttcttcggcgCTAAATGTCGTGCCAGTTCCTGAGACAGGCAAATCCGCAGCATCCCTTTTTCTCAGGAAGTTCTTGCATCTTATTTGCTTCCCAGAAAGGAGGCTTTGGCCAATTGAAGCAAACAGACGTTTGCTGGGATCACTCGCTGCGATAGAAGACTCCTCACGTTCTCGGTCACCACATGAGTTGTTCTGCAACATGGATCTGGAGCTGAAAGACGGAATCGTTAATACGACCGCAGTAGTCCTGGAATGTCAACTCAGGTGACCAGTGCAGTTCTGTTGGGTATCTTTACACAGTCTCGAATGGCAGATCGGGAATAAACTGTCACCAGATGCTCTTAGCCCAGCTCCGGTATTACATTTGAAGGGGAACTCTCGTTTGTGTGGGATGATGGGACGAGTTTtttccatgcatgcagcgtctCTTCCAAACAACCAGAGGCTTCCCCATCTCACCTTCAGTCTCTcattttcgtctctttttcgtttcttttcttcttcaaggCTTTTCCGCTGGACCTCCTCTCGAAGCTGCTGTTCAAGCTTTCCACGCTGAATCCACCGCTGCCCCcctgtcgcctccttctcggcTGAGACACAAAACCAAAAGGAAGCCGGAAGAGAGTGACGTACTGTCCATGTTCTTCTCCTAAAGCCAAGAGGATAAAATCTTGACACGCACTACTCGGGTACCACAAGAGTTGGCTCCTGGGTTGCtatgaaaaaggaaacaaacaTGTTAGTTCTGCGGAACACAACTTCCAGATCACCAACAGATAGTGGTACGAAGAAGTTACTATAGCCTCCGTACACAGCCGAGACTGAGAACGGTTTGTATCTCGAAGTTCTGTGTTTACCGGATGCAAGTTCCACTGCATTagaaacaacagaaagacTTCACGATCTTCTGTATTTCGTGTTTGGGCGTAGCCCACCTCGCAGTCTCTACTCCCCACAGAACGCGTACGATGCATCTGGCCTTGAAATTTAGATAAACGTCCCAGTAAGAGGGTGACGCACTGTTTTATCGAATGCTTTCGTCACAAAAAAATCGACAAAAGTCCCCGCAAGCAAGCACAAAACGTTTCTACAGTTTTTTGGGGGGTGGCCTCGACGGGGAAGCACACGGGGAGATGCACGCATTGTCAAACGCATGGAAAAAGCAACAGACAGCATTCTCTTCACCTCGGCAGCTAAATGCCCGAAGATGACCAGAGGGATTTCCGCagaactcgaagaagacaaagaaaactcCATCTGAAGGGGTTTCTGCGCTCATGCAAGATCATGCAAGATatccacgcatgcactctTCGTGACTAGGATAGAAAAGCTTCTCTGAAGACTGGAGACCACCACAGAGCTGCGTATTTCCGGTAAACAGACAAAAGAAGAGCACCGCATCAAATGCGTCGACCTACCCGCAActgcctctttctgcttcgctaTAATATTTTTCAGCAGATCCATTTTTGACGCCAAGACAGGAAGTCGAAAGAGGCGAATATCACGGGAAAATGCATGCTCCTTGACGCTGTCCGTGTGCAGCCGTCTCTCGGTGAGTTCTGTGTTACTAGTTGAGCGTTACTTTCTGAGTTTACAGAGCTCTTCTCCTCAAACTGCCTCAGCCACGCCGTCTCCACGCTGCGGGGTTCCGCAACTCTCTGGAGTCTCTGCTTGTCCGCACCTCACAACCTTAGTCAAGAAAGTCAACATGAGACGAGAAGActcgaggaggaaaagacTAAAATATATGCAATGGGCAACGGCGGGAAGTCGATCTTGAGACGCGCCAAAAAAGCCAGCAGGAAACCATCATTTGACCTCCGTGCTGCGGGCTGAAATCTGAGACCgtgcagcgcatgcaaacggaGAGATACGGATATGACCACATTCATCGATCGAGTTGCTCAAGGGCACGCGGTTCGGAAACGCCGGCGCAAACGGGACGAACCAGAAGCAAGAAGCTGCTTTGCCTTCACGATGCACCACCAAATGGAAAAGACGGAAGTGTAATTCTTGCCTAAGGCCAAGGCAGATTGCCGCAGCGCAAAGTCGTGGGAAATGTTGTATCGAGtcggaacagagagacgaaagataGTCAGCGTGAACTCGAAATTCCTGAGGCAAAGTTGATTCGAGGAGTTGCAGACAACTCTAGGAACGCAAGACTAGCAGGCGGAAGAGTGGAAGTGACAAAAACATAAAGACCGTACAGCCCAGAGAAACTGCCTAGGCTATGAGGGAAACGCGATCAATTTGTGATAGGGATGGGAAAAATCGAGCTCTTCGCACGGGAGAAAACTCGGAACTCAACAACAAGGAAAGTTACTTTGATGAGCTCGCCATCTCACGGCGGAAGCATCAAGCAGAAacggcagaagaaggagtaCAACGCAGGGTGCAACCGATTAGACAGTCGGGGTAGTCGTGAAAACGCTTCTGTTTACTGAAGAAACTAGTGTCGAGTCAGAAAAGTTGATTCCATTTATTgtcttcgctgcatgcagtggcgTGCGCATGCAAGCCTGACGTGGAGAACCAACGCCTACGTGGACGGGGGCCAAACCATATCCACGAGCTTACACCACGCaatcgccttcttcttttaAACGTTTTCCAACCATGATTCAAATGCTTGTATTAGTCCAAGCTGCGAATGATCACGAAAATCTGACGAGTCAGTAGTTGTTTTGGTGCATAGTTAATCAGACAGGACGCACCTCCCCTGGCAATACGGCAGTCTTCACACAGCTTGTCGAAACGGTATGTTGTGTATGTGACTAAAAGTGGCGCGTCTCGCCCTCAGCTGAAGCACCATCGGAAGCGAAGCCATCCGCCTCATCACTTACAGACGTTCCTAAAAGGGAACGGCTTTGGGGAAGTGGGGAAGCCAGTAGAACTCTACGGTGTCTTCGGCCTCTCACTTTTTCGCACCGTCAAAACCTCGCGCCTACAGGGTGGTGTCACCGCGCGATGAGCCTGTCGTTGGGAACTACGAGACAAGTTTTGTTGTAAAAAGCGAGAACTAAGCATTGGAAGACACCATGCAACACAAAAGCACTGGACAAAGTTGTATAGAGGGAGAAACCGATAAACTGAAGAGTTTCGTCTCGTGGCATTCGTTTCTTCAGCATGCATGAGGCGCATTTCCCGGGTATGCCATCGTCAGTCGACTCCACATGATACAGCTTGCCGTAGTGTTCTCACGAGGGGTAACCGGTTCAACTGCACATTgacgaaaaacgacgaaCGTGCCACATCCCCACAGTGAGCGAACGAACATTCGAGTGGAGTCTGAAGCCATCGCAGCGTCCCTTGTCAACATATTTCAAATTGTTTCGTAGCGCAGAAGCTTGGGGTTCACTAAGAGAGCAGTACACATCCTGAATTACACGTGAAGTGGCTCTGAAAATGTCAAGTCCTCAATCCCAAAGGGGAATCtaagagagaaggcggcatGAAGTAACCCGAAAGAAATTTGCTCGAACAGAGTGAGAATCTTATCGCGCGTCGCATGTTTTAGGTGGAAATGTGCTTAATacgaaacagacacacagggTGATACAAGAATGGCTGCGAAGGCGTAAGTGACCATTCACATGTGTAGCCACTGTCAGATGTTCACGGCGTTTTGGTCGCCAGTTCAATGCCTTTACGATGCTTATGACCGTTATGGTTGGGGGCTTCCTGGTGCTTGTGGTAACCAAGGGACACATAGAAGTATCACGAAACCAGCATTGCCTCATGCCAGGTGTTGGATCGGCACAACCAGGAGATGCCTGCAGTCTCGTGAAAGGGTGTTGTTACGAGAAAATTCTGAAAACAATGTGAAGGATGAGGTTGTGGTGGCAGGGAACCCGTATTCATACGAATGTCTAGGTTCAGGTAGTGAGTATGGGACTCTCCCGTCAAGAAAGAATTTGGATGCACGCAGTGACAACAATGGCGCGAACACATCCCAAAAAATGAGAGGTGCGATGTGAAGCCATGAGAAGGTTTCCCGTTAATTCTAAGAACTGTGTCTACTTCCGTGTCGGCATTACAGGGCAGCGTCGTCCAGAAAAGTGAACAACAAGCTTGAGTCGCACGTTCTTGTATATTTCTAAGTTACGGAACCATGTTATCATGGACTTGCAGGACGCATCATCTGTAGGTGAGATCAGGATCGAATCAGTCAATCGAGTTCGATTTGAAAAACCACTGTGGGATTGGTAGTCGGCGTTTTGCCTCTTTATCTCAGATTGTCTCCGGTCTCGGCCAAGACAGTGGTGGCTGCTGAGATGAAAATCACCCAGTGACTTTCATTTAAGGGGAGCTGTGAATCGTTCCGGCGCACTTCATATTTAACGGAAGACTGCAATTATTCTGCGCACGAGTTATACCCTCTCAGGTAAGGCAATTTTGTGACACCACTACACAAAATTGTGAGTTAAGTCGCGGCATAGACATACATTCTACGATCCGTATCAGGCGCACGGACAAATAGCGCGCGTCGCGGCGGATATGGGAATTGATCCCGTATTTGGTACCTCGAATGTGTTGGCCGACCGTGGAGAGTGAACACTGTAACGTTACAATAGCTACCGGATCTGCAGCCCGCTTTTGCTTGTGCACCCCGCATTTGATTTCTGTCCTCACAACTGATTTTACTTCCGGTTTTGGTCGTTCAGAAGGAGACTCGTGGACTGAGGAATAGGGATACACTAATCAGAAAACAGTTGATTCTATTTGTACGGTGCCGTGCCAGACCTTCCGTCGTTGTTGCCTCGCTTGTTTCAGCTGGTCGagatgcgtttctctctATAACATGGTTGGGGGTGGAGATCATCAGTTTTCCGGTTAGGCGATGGTTTATGCTGAAGGAGGGAAAGGTTTTTCATGGTATCAGTCGGGAGCAGGGCTCGCacttttcgtttccttctgcggCTACAAAGATTTGAGTCGAGCGGCCTAGCTGCTCATGCTTGGTTGGATTCGTTCTTTTAGGAGTTCCATGCACAGCTTGATTTGAGGGGGGTTCCTCAGCGGGGTCCATTCGAACATGAAACACGATAGCGTTAAGCCGTATAGACCGCATCGTAAATTAACACTTCGGCGCAGGCTGTGCAAGCCGTACTCTctgagcgagaagaaacaagactCACGGCTCATTAGCGGGCGGACGTCGTCCGCCAGTGCCTGTCCGGAGAATCAAGCGTCTCACCAGCGGGCAAGCGATTTGACATTCTTTCGAATATCCTCTAGCGAAATCTTCGTCGTATAAGATGCACTGTGCATCAGAAACTAACAAGGAGAGACTTGGCGACTacacctgcatgcatggaaTCGGTTCGTCCTGCCTGCTAGCAGACGTACAGCGTCCTTTTTGTCTCAGGGCACCAGGTGTGCCTGCCACACATCATACACCCAGCGTTATCTGTCCGCTGGGATGTTCTTGGTCTGCTCCCCGCTTTCACCGTTACTGCACACTGGACGTTCATTATTATTGACTGGGGAACGACACAAACGCATAGAACAGCATAATCATTGTATACAGTTCAATTACACAGGCGTAGAAACTGTCATCACATTAGCCTAACAATGAGTAATCCCCCTCATTCGACTGCCTAATACAGCTAAAAATGTTTGCTTTCACTATGCTAGGACATTTCTTCATCCAGATTTTCCGGAAACACGGACCTGCGCTCCCCCCCGGTCCGCTTCTACAGCTAATTTCAGCTTGACAGTTTCTCAGCCTACCTTTTTGCCTCAGTACCAGTATGCGGCGCATAGCACACACTGCTGCAGAACCATTGAGCCGCGGATTAAAACGCGCATGGCGGCAAACATTGCGGTTTACGTTGTTGAGCGTGTCACATGCTGCGACAGCTCTGAATTTGGTTCGTATGCTGTCGCGGACAGCCTTCAGAGGTGTATCAGTCATTCATAGCATTGTGATGTCTTGTTGGGCGTAGTCTGTACAGAGCCCGCCACGACAGATCCAAGAGGAAAATGATTCCAGCTTCCAAATAAACTGCATACTTAAGTGACAGAGGAGACGTTAACTTCCTTATACTAATCTGTATTGGGGGTTTGGAAGTCGTGTACTTGAAAGCAAACGCAACCTCCTATTTCCTGGCAACATCAGTAAACCCTTTTGGTCCCTCAAGTATCACGGTGAGACTGCAGTTAACGCTGCGCACAGCTGTAACACATGTTCGGTTGCTTGACTGCGGCCAGTCTGCGGCTGTGTGAGCGCCcagaacagacagaagtACGGCAGCCACGTACAGGCACAATGTATCACTTGTAGCCAGTTAATGATTTGTGACTCACTGAGGTAGTAGCTGTTCATTTTAAGACTGTTCAGGGGGTGCACTACGAAGGATCGGTACAGCATCTGTATAAAGCCCCGGGGGCTTGAGTTCAAGGCATTTTCTGTTGGAGACTCACCATCTAGATAGAGACAGATGAGATATACAAGAACAAAGAGATAAAAACGTGAAGTGATGGAGAACGGAACAGTGATTGAGGGTCTTCTTTTATGTCGCTCCAGTGCATTCACCTTCCTGTCCATTGCGGGGCTTTTCTGAGGTTTTGGATGCAACCCTGCGAACTGTTGGGTCCCACTCATCCTTCTAGTTTTAAGACTACAATTTTCTGTGCATTCCTGTCTACCAGCAACACAATTGTGTACTACAGAAATCATGGTGCACATCTGCTTAACCACGCGGTGCATAGCTGCTCCCTGCTTGCTCGACACCATCTCCGTTAGCTTGCCAGAGAGATTGATGTCTGCTCAGGCTCACTGGAAATCGAATAGCCACTTCACTCCTCTTCGTATAAACTCGTGAGTTGGGGTCTAGCAGAAGTTTTCGTGTGCTGTCGTCAGGTGAAACTGCAGTGAATATAAAGACCGAACAGGGCGGGCTGAAGCCGCTGCCCATCTTTGtgttcgtcctctcttctgggAGCCCGTTCTTCGGGTTTCGCCCACAAACACGTACCCGTGTAACGGTTGCTTTTTGCTCTTTCCGTGTCGATGTAACGGGGCACTCGATGTGACAATGTCAGAAATTTGGAGTGGACACAACTGGACGTGCACGTTTTACCGTGTGGCGCGGTTCTGTTGCTTGCACGTTGTTTCGGTCTGCCACTCGGACGCTGCTGGCGCGGCAACGCGTCTACTGCTTTCCGGGGGTACGTGCCACGTGGCGGCCACAGGGAGGGATCGTATCGATTTCTCGTTTGACGCTTGCTCTTTGTCTGGCATTTTCACAGGTTGCTTCCAACACCCGAATGCATTCATGCTATTTGAATGTCGAGAAAAACAGCGGACGTGCCGCTACCGTGTCCGCGTATACCTGCAGTATACAAGTCGTCGAACTTTCCACCGCTCGCCCGCCCCGCTCACGTTGAGCAGGCACGTTGACCTGTTGAGTGCCCTTTTGCATTTTCCTCATATTAACAGGATGGCGTATCgatcttctgcagctgctctggCCTTTTTTGCCGTTCTCTTGTGCGGTCTGCCCAGCTGGTGCGTTGCAAGTGAAGGAACAGCGGCAGCAGATTTGTTCGTACCAGCTGTGAGCTCTACGAACAACAACGCCCAAGCAGCAGCCATGGTCTCCACAGGTGTACCAGCCAAAACGAATCAGCAGGAAGCAGCACACCCCGTAATTTTTAGGAGTTCGAAAAGGTACGGCTGACACGCTGAGAGTTGAGCCAAAACCGTTGCAACCAAGTTGCAGATACAGGGGCCACACAGACACTACAGTCGGAGACATTCGCGTGATCCGCGAGTGCCACCCCTCTGAATGAGATACTGGGTTGCGGTCGCGATTAACGGATATCACGTGAAGCGTCAATAACTGTCTGTTAATTACCAGACCTTGTGTGCAACATGAAGCTATCATGCTTCCCCAGTGATGTCTGCTCGCCAGCTTCGATGCAAACGGTTAATTAGCCAGGATCACTCATGCTCCATTTGCGAAGACTCTGTCAAGGAATATAGGACAAGATGTGTGTCTGCCTGCTGCACTGCAGAGGCGTCGCGTTGAAAAATAAAACTGCAGGATTACGTCGTAACAAAACCGCTCTAAATGTGACGCTGAGCCTGCTGGTCGCAGCCGTCGTCGCGGTAGTGCTTACTACAATTAAGCTGAACCAGTGCAGACAACAgctgaaggagaacaagaacaCAACTGAAGGAACCACAAGAAGGAGACTTGCAGAAGGCGGCGCCGACAGCAATGGTGACCgcagcggcgaggaagaatgTGTAAGTGGCTTCGGCGTTAACATGCTGTTGGTAGTGAGCTTGACACTTTCATTACCTGCACGAACCACAACTGTGCATCAACAACTCTCCAGGGCGGTTCGGTGACACATTAAACCCAGCAGCACTTGTGCGCAGTTACTCTTCAGATCAGCCAGGTTCCAGTACGACACTTCGCTtgctgtttcgtttttcattTTACTGCatcgcgagagaagcactGCTTTTCTCCACCCGCCGTGGCGAGTGACTTCTCACGCAGGGGGTTTGGAGTAGCGTGAACAAAGTTTTCCCATCAAACTCGCATGTTTACACATGTGCAGTGGCAGGCAAAACTGCCCCAAGAGATGTTGAATTGGCTACCGGATGCCGCCAACGCATTCCGGTCGCCTACTGTCTGCAAGATCTGCTTAAAAGCACCCTGAGACACACCATCACTGCGACAAGCAACAACAGTTTCCATTGTTGTCTTTGAATAACAATATATCAACCGCGTATGATAAAGACAGGTGGCGTCTCTTGGGCTGTGGAGGttccctcttttttcgcttACTGGAGCAACGTGTACTGTATCTGAGTCTTTGACTAGCTTCAGGCGACGTTTGGTGCTGCAGTTAATGCCAACGTGGGGGACCAACTCGGCCTGGGATATATCGGGGCAGGTGGTGTATTCAAGCATATTTACGGTGGAGTGAGCTAAGCCACGAATGGCACCCCTTGGCGTGGTGTGTCGCGTCTGCCATCATTGAACTGAAGCGGCTTGCGTTAGCCGCTACACGGGGGGGATCTCACCAGTATCGGCTGTCGCACATGCGTTCCAGGTCCGACATGGTGCGATGTGTTTCAACAGGCCGAAGAAGTATGCACAGGCGGATAGGCAGCTGTTGCTTTTTTTGGAGGCGACCTGATGGTTCGCCAGTCAACTCGCTGGAGGCTACTCAATCAGGTAGTTTACGTCGTTCCTCGGAGGTGGTATAGAGGGTCACGGGCTTTGGCATTGGTGAGCTTGAGTGAGGAACACAGTATAAAGCTTGAAGAAAAGGTATGATGCTGTGGCGCGTTGTGCGATAGATGTGGGTCGAGACCGGAAACAACCCTTCGTCGATCGTGATGGCTCGGCGGTTATGTGTGTTGGACTGTTCGTCCTCCGTCAGTGTCGGCACTGTTGGCCCGTGCGTGCAGGACGGCACAGACGTGCGAGTTGACTCTGCCTCTCAGTCAACTCTTTTGATTTTTTGTGCGTGCTGCTGGTTTGTGCTTTGGCACTTGTCTGCCGGCGAATGCTGAGGAAAGTGTGTGGGGTGCTAACAGTTTGTGAGGGTAGAGACGAGTTCTGGTCAGCACCAGTTCATACATAGTTCATTAGGCGTAGTGTTGTTACGCGCATGTTTGAAGTACTCACGTAGTACTAACTGGCACGCCTCGCGTGCCACGATATGCTTGCAGTGATCAGGAGGCGAGACTCGTGTCGCAGATGTGCATGTAATGTGTTGTGTCTGGCTTTTTGTACGACGACACCACGCGAGGGTGTTGGATATTCACTGCGTCAATCGTGGAAGGCGAAGCACTGCGTACCTCCCATTTGAATCGAGTTCGTGACGAGGCATACAATAAGCTCGCATGTCTCCCGGGTTTCCCTGTTTGATCGATTGTAGCATTGCTGCACATGCTGTAGGCGCGTGATAGAAGAATTGTGAACTCGCTGATGAGACGTTGTGGATACCGCCGCAAGCGCATAGGAGCCATCGTGAAGGCAGCGACGGTGCCAGGGGGAGAACGCATGCGCACGTAGCAAATGTGGGTTCTGGTGTGATGGCGCGGATACAGGCGAAACGTTATGTGAAATGGATACGCGCTACTTCTCCAGGAAGCGGGACAGGGGCAGGAAGTGAAATACATTGGCTTGCGGACGTAACGGCTTCGATGTGATCACGTGATCAGTTGCGGCCGGCTATATCTGCTGGATGCGTTTTGCAAGGCGTGTGGTATTACCATgaagagagcagcagagatgCTGAGGGTCGTAATCCGTTCCTACAgggcggcgtctgcgtcgatTTGAGGTCTTACCGAGCGCGTTTGAAGACGATCTAGGAGACGTGGCTTCTTGCCGACCGAGTGACACCAGGGGAGGTTTGTTGCCTGCGGGTGAAGACCCGTCCCCTCCGCTGTTCCTTCCTTTTGGTCGCTGTCAGGCTGATGAGGTACGTTTGTTGGGATTGGGGGGTGAAACAGCCGAAATGCAAGACAAGCGCTTGCCATCGTTGGCACAATCTATACGAGTGAGGTCATCGAATGCTGAACGATATGTGGTAGCATTGCGGACTGTGGGGCGTAGGCTTGGGAGCTGGCGGTGGACGTTGCAAAACCTAAAGTGCAGTGACCATGGAAAGGTAGTCAGGGGAGGTGGATGGGCGAGAGGCCTGACCGGTCAGGAACGATTGACGTCCTTGATCGTTTGGTGCATGCTGTGCGATGCGTGCGCCCCTGCAGTTTCAGGAAGTAGGCTAACGTTATTGGCCTGCGAAGAAACTGCTTAGGCGGGAGCGAATTGTACGCGTGCCTGGTGCGACTGTTGAGTAGGAAGCATGCTGGATGCTAGGGGACACTAACTTCTATGGGGATGAAAGTGGGGGTATATAAATATTTTAGGGGACCTGACACGTGGCGTTGGCAGAGTTTGCTGCGGTACGCGCGCAGGGGATGTGGCGCAGGCTGTTGCCGAGTTCTTGCCTGTCGTTATAGAGACAAACTGTTATGTGGCGTTAAGGCGTTCTTGCAAGGAATCATGCTTAGATGGTGACGAGCGTGTTCTAGCACGGAATGTTGGACTGCAGTAATGGTGGACAGGAAGGAGTAACGACTCAGACAAAGGACATGCACGATACGGTCTTGGACGCTGAGacctctgtgtctgttggGTCGATGAATGTGGCGACAGCCTCACCGTCAGGCTCAGTGAGGGcgggagggaagaagcgaacgattGCCACTGCATCTTCACACAGCTGAAGCGGTGCACTCCTGGGTCTCGTTACTAGGCTGTAGGTCATCTGCAGAGGGTCGAAGGTGGAAGCTACCAGTTCAGTCCGAGCGACGTGACTGTGAGCGAAACTGTGGCTACGTCCAGTCTCTCGGGCGAACAGTGGTTGCGTAGAACGACAGCAGGTCGTGGATGTGTTCGGCGCTCCGG
This genomic interval carries:
- a CDS encoding hypothetical protein (encoded by transcript TGME49_321280~Signal peptide predicted by SignalP 2.0 HMM (probability 1.000) with cleavage site probability 0.824 at residue 26~Predicted trans-membrane domain (TMHMM2.0):6-26); translated protein: MAYRSSAAALAFFAVLLCGLPSWCVASEGTAAADLFVPAVSSTNNNAQAAAMVSTGVPAKTNQQEAAHPVIFRSSKRYG
- a CDS encoding hypothetical protein (encoded by transcript TGME49_321270~Predicted trans-membrane domain (TMHMM2.0):23-46) codes for the protein MCVCLLHCRGVALKNKTAGLRRNKTALNVTLSLLVAAVVAVVLTTIKLNQCRQQLKENKNTTEGTTRRRLAEGGADSNGDRSGEEECAEEVCTGG